One window of Methanocella sp. genomic DNA carries:
- the rqcH gene encoding ribosome rescue protein RqcH, translating into MLDENRRIMMPLRSMKMKDRDVLRGEQYEFPPPQLSPMDLTAEALKALFANSDRDVVRTLATETSIGGMYAEEALALAGVDKNKPAKSLVDSEVQLVLNGLSELFRPIREGNLRPNIVIRDGKEIDVLPMELSRYANDQKVYFESFNRALDEYYGKHIVAEAKAEVVEKKAEKLGVLERRLKQQEEAIAKFEKEEKENVRKGELIYAEYAAVEDVIKVIRGARARGMSWDDIRKVLKDAKKAGNTAASMIQSVDQAANTVTVKFPEAAISINIDLTVPQNSQTYYDKAKKVQSKKDGALKAIEDTKRMMAKAMPQEKPADAQRPVVKMKPRKPKWYEKYRWFFTSDGFLVIAGRDADQNEELVKKYMDKKDIFFHAQAFGAPITIVKTEGREITEETLAEVAQFAVSYSSVWKSGQSSGDCFWVRPEQVSKTPESGEYVAKGAFIVRGERNYVRNVETRAASGIRFDETGCYVIGGPVAAVKARAKYSVVVEPGEFSQGDIAKKIYRYFLEHAGEDDAKAIRQAASPDKVSPFLPPGESRIVT; encoded by the coding sequence ATGCTGGACGAGAACCGCCGCATCATGATGCCCCTGCGCTCCATGAAGATGAAGGACAGGGACGTCCTGCGGGGCGAGCAGTACGAGTTCCCGCCGCCGCAGCTGAGCCCGATGGACCTGACGGCGGAGGCGCTGAAGGCCCTCTTTGCAAATTCGGACCGGGACGTGGTGAGGACGCTGGCCACGGAGACGAGCATCGGCGGCATGTACGCCGAGGAGGCGCTGGCGCTGGCGGGCGTGGACAAGAATAAGCCCGCGAAGAGCCTGGTGGATAGCGAGGTCCAGCTCGTCCTCAACGGCCTGAGCGAGCTGTTCAGGCCCATCAGGGAGGGAAATCTCAGGCCGAACATCGTGATCCGCGACGGCAAGGAGATCGACGTCCTTCCCATGGAGCTGAGCCGGTACGCGAACGACCAGAAAGTCTACTTCGAGTCGTTCAATAGGGCGCTGGACGAGTATTACGGCAAGCACATCGTGGCCGAGGCAAAGGCCGAGGTCGTGGAGAAGAAGGCCGAGAAGCTCGGCGTGCTGGAAAGAAGATTAAAGCAGCAGGAAGAGGCCATCGCCAAGTTCGAAAAGGAGGAGAAGGAGAACGTCCGCAAGGGCGAGCTGATATACGCCGAGTACGCGGCGGTCGAAGACGTTATCAAGGTCATCAGGGGCGCCCGCGCCAGGGGCATGTCGTGGGACGATATCCGCAAGGTCCTCAAGGATGCCAAAAAAGCGGGCAACACCGCGGCATCCATGATACAGTCCGTGGACCAGGCGGCTAACACAGTCACCGTGAAGTTCCCCGAAGCGGCCATCAGCATCAACATTGACCTTACGGTTCCCCAGAATTCACAAACTTACTACGATAAGGCCAAGAAGGTCCAGTCCAAGAAGGACGGTGCCCTCAAGGCCATCGAGGACACGAAGCGGATGATGGCGAAGGCGATGCCGCAGGAAAAGCCGGCCGATGCACAGAGGCCTGTCGTCAAAATGAAGCCCCGAAAGCCGAAGTGGTACGAGAAGTACCGGTGGTTCTTCACGTCGGACGGCTTCCTTGTTATAGCGGGCCGGGACGCCGATCAGAACGAGGAGCTCGTCAAGAAGTACATGGACAAGAAGGACATTTTCTTCCACGCGCAGGCGTTCGGCGCCCCCATAACCATCGTTAAGACGGAGGGCCGGGAGATCACGGAGGAGACCCTCGCCGAGGTGGCCCAGTTCGCCGTATCCTATTCGTCGGTATGGAAGTCCGGCCAGTCTTCGGGGGACTGCTTCTGGGTCCGCCCGGAGCAGGTGAGCAAGACGCCCGAGTCGGGCGAATACGTGGCCAAGGGAGCGTTCATCGTCCGGGGTGAGCGGAACTACGTCAGGAACGTGGAGACGAGGGCGGCCTCAGGCATCCGGTTCGACGAGACCGGGTGCTACGTCATCGGCGGACCGGTAGCCGCCGTAAAGGCGAGGGCGAAATACAGCGTCGTCGTCGAGCCCGGCGAGTTCAGCCAGGGCGATATAGCAAAAAAGATCTACCGCTACTTCCTGGAGCACGCGGGCGAAGACGACGCGAAGGCCATCCGCCAGGCGGCTTCGCCCGATAAAGTGTCGCCTTTCCTGCCGCCGGGAGAGTCGAGGATCGTAACATGA